Proteins encoded in a region of the Streptomyces sp. NBC_01381 genome:
- a CDS encoding thioesterase II family protein → MSGRTTRLVCLHHAGGSPAVFESWAQQAPEGVEVLPLALPGGPNAGSRRRYHRTEQLIPALVTELQEHLADDDYVLFGHSMGGLLAYLLTRHFEEHGGRRPRALAVAALGAPQVPWHDFAAEHDDEALIRWLHGIGGIPSWLLDHPAWLVPFLGRVRDDVAVCRSYRHVPQERRLAVPIHVYGGAEDPLVSTQILERWTEIGERVEITSLPGRHFLVSEDSGQLSRAVFDLALGGGLMPTLTTLPR, encoded by the coding sequence GTGAGCGGCCGGACGACCCGGCTGGTGTGCCTGCACCACGCCGGCGGCAGCCCCGCCGTGTTCGAGTCCTGGGCGCAGCAGGCCCCGGAGGGCGTCGAGGTGCTCCCGCTCGCCCTGCCCGGCGGTCCGAACGCCGGCAGCCGGCGGCGCTACCACCGCACCGAACAGCTGATTCCGGCCCTCGTGACGGAACTGCAGGAGCACCTGGCCGACGACGACTACGTGCTGTTCGGACACAGCATGGGAGGTCTGCTGGCCTATCTCCTCACCCGGCACTTCGAAGAGCACGGCGGGCGAAGACCCCGGGCACTGGCGGTCGCCGCCTTGGGGGCGCCGCAGGTGCCCTGGCACGACTTCGCGGCGGAGCACGATGACGAGGCGCTGATCCGGTGGCTGCACGGTATCGGGGGAATCCCGTCGTGGCTGCTGGACCACCCCGCCTGGCTGGTCCCTTTCCTGGGACGGGTGCGTGACGATGTCGCGGTGTGCCGCTCGTACCGCCATGTCCCGCAGGAAAGACGGCTCGCCGTGCCCATTCATGTGTATGGCGGCGCGGAGGATCCCCTGGTCTCCACTCAAATACTCGAACGCTGGACAGAAATCGGGGAACGGGTGGAGATCACGTCCCTTCCGGGTAGGCATTTCCTGGTTTCCGAGGATTCCGGTCAACTGAGCCGGGCGGTTTTCGACCTCGCCCTCGGCGGTGGCTTGATGCCGACCCTCACCACGCTGCCGCGATAG
- a CDS encoding GAP family protein has translation MDVLRQILPLALLDTLSVSTLAIPVWFLLTPRGLRIANVFCYLLLVGAGYLLLGVLLMGVLSAVRDPMRSALDSPAGDVVTAVAGAAFLLLAAWHGFLRRPASGEGRLIRWRASAVGESATLRGVAAVSLIAVVLETATMFPYLSAIDTLGREERPLGLRIGLLALYCLVMIAPALLATLLRVIAKHAVQPVLRRLDRWLRDNAQENTAWLFAIAGFMLLSNSDLFQRLLAQLSDQ, from the coding sequence GTGGACGTTCTCCGCCAGATTCTGCCCCTCGCCCTGCTCGACACGCTGAGCGTCTCCACACTGGCGATCCCGGTCTGGTTCCTGCTGACCCCCCGCGGACTGCGGATCGCCAACGTCTTCTGCTACCTCCTGCTCGTCGGCGCCGGATACCTGCTGCTCGGTGTCCTGCTGATGGGCGTGCTCTCGGCGGTACGCGACCCGATGCGCTCGGCCCTGGACTCCCCGGCCGGCGACGTGGTGACAGCGGTCGCCGGGGCCGCGTTCCTCCTGCTGGCTGCCTGGCACGGCTTCCTGCGGCGTCCCGCGTCCGGCGAGGGCCGCCTGATCCGATGGCGGGCATCCGCAGTCGGCGAGTCCGCGACACTGCGAGGGGTGGCGGCCGTCTCGCTGATCGCCGTTGTCCTGGAAACCGCCACGATGTTCCCCTACCTCTCCGCCATCGACACCCTCGGCCGCGAGGAGCGCCCCCTGGGCCTGCGCATCGGCCTGCTTGCGCTGTACTGCCTGGTGATGATCGCTCCCGCGCTGCTCGCGACGCTGCTCCGCGTGATCGCCAAGCACGCCGTGCAGCCGGTCCTGCGGCGCCTGGACCGCTGGCTCCGGGACAACGCGCAGGAGAACACCGCGTGGCTGTTCGCCATCGCCGGCTTCATGCTGCTCTCCAACTCGGATCTGTTCCAACGGCTGCTGGCGCAGCTGAGCGACCAGTGA
- a CDS encoding MAB_1171c family putative transporter, whose product MLAVTLSDLRSFGVELETAGVACMWLAVILRAPTAARSRAQRPLWLAVMGAAVAVTFHLEWVNELVHQAVTPTHLTALARNLFGVLASAAVLDFVLMAARGRHTYSLYGFAGSVIATLTWLDTTADSHLHHTIPPAGPPSPTTAYWAVLVTVNLGTNVVCAAACWWYSRASHNPSLRAGLRLFGLGAFFAGAYWLLSALYIGIRLPWIPSTTPLLLGCYALARASAICVPLATATALTLRRIRLLRKLQPLWRDLINAVPEIHLAQTHQHRRLGYLRSPDPLDLHLYRTVIEIRDAILSLRSYIPPTVLNDVLTHLAHTTSPPADTDPHVTACWLRIARHTKAKGTPPLHTNPAPPLLGGTDLPSEITFLCHVAKADTSPHIRKLATHLSHQHTPT is encoded by the coding sequence ATGCTGGCCGTGACACTCAGCGACCTTCGAAGCTTCGGCGTCGAACTGGAGACAGCCGGCGTCGCGTGCATGTGGCTGGCGGTGATCTTACGGGCACCGACCGCCGCGCGATCACGTGCGCAACGCCCCCTGTGGTTAGCGGTCATGGGCGCCGCCGTTGCCGTGACCTTCCACCTGGAATGGGTCAACGAGCTGGTGCACCAGGCCGTCACCCCCACACACCTGACCGCCCTGGCCCGAAACCTGTTCGGCGTCCTCGCCTCCGCCGCCGTGCTCGACTTTGTCCTCATGGCGGCCCGCGGCCGCCACACCTACTCGCTCTACGGCTTCGCCGGATCCGTGATCGCCACACTCACCTGGCTGGATACCACCGCAGACTCACACCTGCACCACACCATCCCCCCGGCCGGCCCGCCCTCACCGACCACCGCCTACTGGGCAGTCCTCGTGACCGTCAACCTCGGCACGAACGTCGTGTGCGCAGCCGCCTGCTGGTGGTACAGCCGCGCCAGCCACAACCCCTCCCTGCGCGCCGGATTACGGCTCTTCGGCCTCGGCGCGTTCTTCGCCGGTGCCTACTGGCTGCTCAGCGCCCTCTACATCGGGATCCGGCTCCCGTGGATCCCCTCGACCACCCCACTCCTGCTCGGGTGCTACGCCCTCGCCCGAGCGAGCGCGATCTGCGTCCCCCTCGCGACCGCAACCGCACTGACGCTCCGGCGCATACGGCTTCTGCGCAAACTCCAGCCCCTGTGGCGCGACCTCATCAACGCCGTACCCGAAATCCACCTGGCACAGACCCACCAACACCGCCGCCTCGGCTACCTACGCTCCCCTGACCCCCTGGACCTACACCTCTACCGCACAGTGATCGAAATCCGCGACGCCATCCTCAGCCTCCGCAGCTACATCCCCCCAACCGTCCTGAACGACGTCCTGACACACCTGGCACACACCACCTCACCCCCCGCCGACACCGACCCCCACGTCACCGCCTGCTGGCTGCGCATCGCACGACACACCAAAGCAAAAGGCACACCCCCACTACACACAAACCCTGCTCCCCCCCTCCTCGGCGGCACAGACCTCCCCAGCGAAATCACCTTCCTCTGCCACGTCGCCAAAGCCGACACATCACCACACATACGCAAACTCGCCACCCACCTCAGCCACCAACACACACCAACCTGA